The proteins below come from a single Vicugna pacos chromosome 13, VicPac4, whole genome shotgun sequence genomic window:
- the MARCKSL1 gene encoding MARCKS-related protein, whose translation MGSQSSKAPRGDVTAEEAAGASPAKANGQENGHVKSNGDLSPKGEGESPPVNGTEEAAGAAGDAIEPAPPSQGAEAKGEAPPKETPKKKKKFSFKKPFKLSGLSFKRNRKEGGGDSSASSPTEEEQEQGEIGACSEEGTTQEGKAVATPESQEPQAKGAEASAASKGGDTEEEAGPQAAEPSTPSGLESGPTQASEQNE comes from the exons ATGGGCAGCCAGAGCTCCAAGGCTCCCCGGGGCGACGTGACCGCCGAGGAGGCAGCAGGCGCTTCCCCCGCTAAGGCCAACGGACAG GAGAACGGCCACGTGAAAAGCAATGGAGACTTATCCCCCAAAGGTGAAGGGGAGTCGCCCCCGGTGAACGGAACAGAGGAGGCAGCCGGGGCCGCTGGCGATGCCATCGAGCCAGCACCCCCTAGCCAGGGCGCTGAAGCCAAGGGGGAGGCCCCCCCCAAGGAGACccccaagaagaagaagaaattctcTTTCAAGAAGCCTTTCAAATTGAGTGGCCTGTCCTTCAAGAGAAATCggaaggagggtgggggtgaTTCGTCTGCCTCCTCACCCACAGAGGAAGAGCAGGAGCAGGGGGAAATCGGTGCCTGCAGCGAGGAAGGCACTACCCAGGAAGGGAAAGCTGTTGCCACCCCTGAGAGCCAGGAGCCCCAGGCCAAAGGGGCAGAGGCAAGCGCTGCCTCCAAGGGAGGAGACACAGAAGAAGAGGCAGGGCCCCAGGCCGCAGAGCCGTCCACTCCCTCGGGGCTGGAGAGTGGCCCTACACAAGCAAGTGAGCAGAATGAGTag
- the TSSK3 gene encoding testis-specific serine/threonine-protein kinase 3: protein MEDFLLSNGYQLGKTIGEGTYSKVKEAVSKKHQRKVAIKIIDKMGGPEEFIQRFLPRELQIVRTLDHKNIIQVYEMLESADGKIYLVMELAEGGDVFDCVLNGGPLPESRAKALFRQMVEAIRYCHGCGVAHRDLKCENALLQGFNLKLTDFGFAKVLPKSRRELSQTFCGSTAYAAPEVLQGIPHDSKKGDVWSMGVVLYVMLCASLPFDDTDIPKMLWQQQKGVSFPTHLGISAECQDLLKRLLEPDMILRPSIEEVSWHPWLAST, encoded by the exons ATGGAGGACTTTCTGCTCTCCAATGGGTACCAGCTGGGCAAGACCATTGGGGAAGGGACCTACTCAAAAGTCAAAGAAGCAGTTTCCAAAAAACACCAAAGAAAAGTGGCAATTAAAATTATAGACAAGATGGGAGGGCCAGAAG AGTTTATCCAGAGATTCCTGCCTCGGGAGCTCCAGATTGTCCGTACCCTGGACCACAAGAACATCATCCAGGTGTATGAGATGCTGGAGTCTGCCGACGGGAAAATCTACCTGGTGATGGAGCTGGCTGAAGGAGGGGATGTCTTTGACTGTGTGCTGAATGGGGGGCCACTGCCCGAGAGCCGGGCCAAGGCTCTCTTCCGTCAGATGGTCGAGGCCATCCGCTACTGCCATGGCTGTGGTGTGGCCCACCGGGACCTCAAATGTGAGAACGCCTTGTTGCAGGGCTTCAACCTGAAGCTGACAGACTTTGGCTTCGCCAAGGTGCTGCCCAAATCACGCAGGGAGCTGAGCCAGACCTTCTGCGGCAGCACAGCCTATGCCGCCCCCGAGGTGCTGCAGGGCATTCCCCATGATAGCAAGAAGGGTGACGTCTGGAGCATGGGCGTGGTCCTGTACGTTATGCTCTGTGCCAGCCTACCTTTTGATGACACAGACATCCCCAAGATGCTGTGGCAGCAGCAGAAGGGGGTGTCCTTCCCCACTCATCTGGGCATCTCAGCCGAATGCCAGGACTTGCTCAAGCGGCTCCTGGAACCAGACATGATTCTCCGGCCTTCAATTGAAGAAGTTAGTTGGCATCCATGGCTAGCAAGCACTTGA
- the FAM229A gene encoding protein FAM229A, translated as MQPSPSAPGPGRAADTCPAPPGPERPPAARARAAASSLGPASASGRAPRGLDMSAQEPPQGRRFPIEAGDSPGLAAAPESQDSPEPVATEHNPVRPLRRCPGCHCLTLLHVPIDVYLAMGGSPRARAT; from the exons ATGCAGCCCTCCCCCTCGGCACCCGGGCCCGGACGCGCCGCAGACACCTGCCCGGCTCCGCCTGGACCGGAGCGTCCTCCCGCGGCCAGGGCTCGGGCAGCTGCTTCCAGCCTGGGACCGGCCTCGGCCTCCGGCAG AGCGCCCCGGGGCCTGGACATGAGTGCTCAGGAGCCCCCACAGGGTCGGAGATTCCCAATTGAGGCCGGAGACTCCCCTGGCCTTGCCGCCGCCCCCGAGTCCCAGGACAGCCCGGAGCCGGTAGCTACGGAGCACAACCCGGTCAG GCCGCTTCGACGCTGCCCGGGCTGCCACTGCCTGACGCTGCTGCACGTGCCCATCGACGTCTACCTGGCCATGGGCGGGAGCCCCCGGGCCCGCGCCACCTGA